One Streptomyces sp. V4I8 genomic window carries:
- a CDS encoding GNAT family N-acetyltransferase translates to MTREDFDAYVPYVVADYASRTAAAGVTSLDEAQLRAHNEFSRLLPQGLETPDNHLYMITADGEASPIGRLWYALRGSADNRYAMILNMEVDAAHRGRGYGKSVMRACAASALTNGAKGLRINLLGEDTENRRLYESLGMSPMSILMNWDLTAMEQHLVEGRTEPRRSA, encoded by the coding sequence ATGACCCGGGAGGACTTCGACGCCTACGTCCCCTACGTCGTGGCGGACTACGCCTCCCGAACCGCCGCGGCAGGCGTGACTTCCTTGGACGAGGCACAGCTGCGTGCTCACAACGAGTTCAGCCGGCTTCTCCCCCAGGGCCTTGAAACACCGGACAACCACCTCTACATGATCACGGCGGACGGCGAAGCATCCCCGATAGGTCGGCTGTGGTATGCCCTGAGGGGTTCCGCCGACAATCGATACGCCATGATCCTGAACATGGAGGTCGATGCCGCCCACCGCGGCCGCGGGTACGGAAAGTCCGTCATGCGCGCATGTGCTGCGTCGGCTCTGACAAACGGAGCGAAGGGGCTGCGTATCAACCTGCTGGGGGAGGACACCGAGAACAGACGCCTCTACGAGAGCCTGGGAATGTCCCCGATGAGCATCCTGATGAACTGGGATCTCACGGCGATGGAACAGCACCTCGTCGAAGGGCGGACCGAGCCTCGCCGCTCAGCTTGA
- a CDS encoding FadR/GntR family transcriptional regulator produces the protein MPGQPRNSRTSEESRNSRIQRQVMQLIIDRRLRAGALLPTEAELMDDLGVSRNSVREALKALQALDIVEIRHGYGTYVGQASLTPLIDGLTFRTLARHDHDDSGALAEILQVREVLEEGLIRRVAATVTEEELDRLDAVVSRMEAAGRAGRAFPDLDREFHELLYASLGNDLVPQLLAAFWTVFRRVSGARGRTDDPSPDLTARWHRDIVTALRAGDIEGAQRAMAVHFRGIAARAGRGPGGVG, from the coding sequence ATGCCCGGGCAGCCCAGGAACAGTCGTACGTCCGAGGAGTCCAGGAACAGCCGGATCCAGCGCCAGGTCATGCAGCTGATCATCGACCGCAGGCTCCGGGCCGGCGCCCTCCTGCCCACCGAGGCCGAGCTCATGGACGACCTCGGCGTCAGCCGCAACTCCGTCCGCGAGGCGCTCAAGGCCCTCCAGGCGCTCGACATCGTGGAGATCCGGCACGGCTACGGCACGTATGTCGGCCAGGCCTCGCTGACGCCGCTGATCGACGGGCTGACCTTCCGCACGCTCGCCCGGCACGACCACGACGACTCGGGGGCGCTGGCCGAGATCCTTCAGGTGCGGGAGGTACTGGAGGAGGGGCTGATCCGGCGGGTGGCGGCGACGGTGACCGAGGAGGAGCTGGACCGGCTGGATGCGGTCGTGTCCCGGATGGAGGCGGCGGGGCGGGCGGGGCGGGCCTTTCCCGACCTGGACCGGGAGTTCCATGAGCTGCTGTACGCGTCGCTCGGCAACGACCTGGTGCCGCAGCTGCTCGCCGCGTTCTGGACTGTCTTCCGGCGGGTCTCCGGCGCCCGGGGCCGGACCGACGACCCGTCCCCCGACCTCACCGCCCGTTGGCACCGGGACATCGTGACCGCCCTGCGCGCGGGCGACATCGAGGGTGCGCAGAGGGCCATGGCCGTCCATTTCCGGGGGATCGCTGCGCGGGCGGGGCGGGGGCCGGGTGGGGTGGGTTGA
- a CDS encoding ABC transporter substrate-binding protein, protein MRDVTHDVPALHRRSFLKHTGALGAAAAVSASLSACSSGPESTNETGGGGGQDRTLTAVIGYGNDGSWDPTQTASAFCMAANNHIYEGLLDTDPISREPYAALATQVPADPNATSWTFTLRAGAKFHDGKPVTADDVVFVFDRILDPKTQTLAKGFFASWLKEVRKIDAQNVELVLKFPFPDGISRLTLAKIMPKHVFSQPGAWEEAIKGKAIGSGPYRQTAHHPKSNTTFEAFADYNGPRKPAFKKMNWLTIVDAAPRVARISGSSAGAQISDNIPYANIQQLESGGLTVAGGAGMNNLFLMFNTRHKPFDDVRVRQALHYAIDTGKMIEVALKGHGKPSSSFLNGANPSYRRAKTVYDHDPDKAKALLKEAGVSGLEIEILAVNVSWIVDCLPTIKASWDAIGVRTTLSPQETTAVFTKMDQKQDYQVVAAASNPNQFGLDADLIMHYNYGPENLWMQYTRWAGNSVAKALFKDMDRATQEPDTEKKKTMIQDYIDVVAEQAVLYPVVHNELMTAWNAKQLTGIRAQPYPGINLLQAKWS, encoded by the coding sequence GTGCGCGACGTGACCCACGACGTGCCGGCGCTGCACCGCCGGTCGTTCCTGAAGCACACCGGCGCGCTGGGCGCGGCCGCCGCCGTCTCCGCGTCGCTGTCGGCCTGTTCGTCGGGGCCGGAGTCCACGAACGAGACCGGCGGGGGCGGTGGCCAGGACCGGACGCTGACGGCGGTCATCGGCTACGGCAACGACGGCAGCTGGGACCCCACCCAGACGGCGTCCGCCTTCTGCATGGCCGCCAACAACCACATCTACGAGGGTCTCCTCGACACCGACCCGATCTCCCGGGAGCCGTACGCCGCGCTCGCCACCCAGGTGCCGGCCGACCCGAACGCCACGTCCTGGACGTTCACCCTGCGCGCGGGCGCCAAGTTCCACGACGGGAAGCCGGTCACGGCCGACGACGTGGTCTTCGTCTTCGACCGGATCCTCGACCCGAAGACGCAGACCCTCGCCAAGGGGTTCTTCGCGAGCTGGCTGAAGGAAGTGCGGAAGATCGACGCGCAGAACGTCGAGCTGGTGCTCAAGTTCCCCTTCCCGGACGGGATTTCGCGGCTCACCCTCGCCAAGATCATGCCCAAGCACGTCTTCTCCCAGCCGGGTGCCTGGGAGGAGGCCATCAAGGGCAAGGCGATCGGCTCGGGGCCGTACCGGCAGACCGCGCACCACCCGAAGTCCAACACCACCTTCGAGGCCTTCGCCGACTACAACGGCCCGCGCAAGCCCGCGTTCAAGAAGATGAACTGGCTGACGATCGTGGACGCGGCGCCGCGCGTGGCCAGGATCTCGGGCTCCAGTGCCGGTGCGCAGATCTCCGACAACATCCCGTACGCCAATATCCAGCAGTTGGAGAGCGGCGGGCTCACGGTCGCGGGCGGCGCGGGGATGAACAACCTGTTCCTGATGTTCAACACCCGGCACAAGCCCTTCGACGACGTACGGGTCCGCCAGGCGCTGCACTACGCCATCGACACCGGGAAGATGATCGAGGTCGCCCTCAAGGGGCACGGGAAGCCGTCCAGCTCCTTCCTCAACGGGGCCAACCCCAGCTACCGGCGCGCGAAGACCGTCTACGACCACGACCCCGACAAGGCGAAGGCACTGCTGAAGGAAGCCGGGGTCAGCGGCCTGGAGATCGAGATCCTGGCCGTCAACGTGAGCTGGATCGTGGACTGTCTGCCGACCATCAAGGCGTCCTGGGACGCGATCGGCGTCAGGACGACCCTCTCCCCGCAGGAGACGACGGCCGTCTTCACCAAGATGGACCAGAAGCAGGACTACCAGGTGGTCGCCGCCGCCTCGAACCCCAACCAGTTCGGCCTCGACGCCGACCTGATCATGCACTACAACTACGGCCCCGAGAACCTGTGGATGCAGTACACGCGGTGGGCCGGCAACTCCGTCGCCAAGGCGCTCTTCAAGGACATGGACCGGGCCACCCAGGAGCCGGACACCGAGAAGAAGAAGACGATGATCCAGGACTACATCGACGTCGTCGCCGAGCAGGCCGTGCTGTACCCGGTCGTCCACAACGAGCTGATGACGGCCTGGAACGCCAAGCAGCTGACCGGCATAAGGGCACAGCCGTATCCCGGCATCAACCTCCTCCAGGCCAAGTGGTCCTAG
- a CDS encoding ABC transporter permease translates to MVTVVRILARRVALLVPLMLGIVLFVFLVMRFSDVDPASAFFQGANPTAQQLHDFREENGLLDPLPVRYVAFIGDLLHGDLGISALTRAPVVDQVMTALPLTLQLTFLGLGIAVVLSLLGGVTAAIYRDRLPDQIIRVVSLTGVAAPGFWLALLMIQYLAVDLGWFPTGGYINPADSLTGWLKTMTLPAFALSLPVAAQLTRIVRTAVVEELDKDYVRTAIGSGLPPRVVVGRNVLRNALINPLTVLGLRVGYLLGGAVVIETIFSLPGMGKLMIDAVKNGDPAVVQGVVLTTATGFVVVNLVIDILYLLVNPRLREAT, encoded by the coding sequence GTGGTCACCGTCGTCAGGATCCTCGCCCGTCGCGTCGCGCTGCTCGTGCCGCTGATGCTCGGCATCGTGCTGTTCGTGTTCCTGGTCATGCGGTTCTCGGACGTCGACCCGGCGTCCGCGTTCTTCCAGGGCGCCAACCCCACCGCCCAGCAGCTGCACGACTTCCGCGAGGAGAACGGCCTGCTGGATCCCCTCCCCGTCCGCTACGTCGCCTTCATCGGCGACCTGCTCCACGGCGACCTGGGCATCAGCGCCCTGACCCGGGCGCCGGTCGTCGACCAGGTCATGACCGCGCTGCCGCTCACCCTCCAGCTCACCTTCCTGGGCCTGGGCATCGCGGTCGTACTGTCGCTGCTCGGCGGCGTCACGGCGGCCATCTACCGTGACCGTCTGCCCGACCAGATCATCCGGGTCGTGTCCCTGACGGGTGTGGCCGCGCCCGGCTTCTGGCTGGCGCTGCTGATGATCCAGTACCTGGCCGTCGACCTCGGCTGGTTCCCGACCGGCGGCTACATCAACCCGGCGGACTCCCTCACCGGCTGGCTGAAGACCATGACCCTGCCCGCCTTCGCCCTGTCGCTGCCGGTGGCGGCGCAGCTGACGCGGATCGTGCGCACGGCGGTGGTGGAGGAGCTGGACAAGGACTACGTCCGCACGGCGATCGGCAGCGGGCTGCCGCCGCGGGTGGTCGTGGGCCGGAACGTGCTCAGGAACGCCCTCATCAATCCGCTGACCGTCCTCGGCCTGCGCGTCGGCTATCTCCTCGGCGGCGCGGTGGTCATCGAGACGATCTTCTCCCTCCCCGGGATGGGGAAGCTGATGATCGACGCCGTGAAGAACGGTGACCCGGCGGTGGTCCAGGGCGTCGTCCTCACGACGGCGACCGGTTTCGTCGTCGTCAACCTGGTCATCGACATCCTGTATCTGCTGGTCAACCCGCGCCTGCGGGAGGCGACGTGA
- a CDS encoding dipeptide/oligopeptide/nickel ABC transporter permease/ATP-binding protein, which produces MTFNRKRLAEALSRPGIRLRGWRRLPLLSKVAVCFLAVVVLLALLAPLLAPHDPLDQQPPVDGTGHPSADHWMGQDSLGRDILSRLMYGARWSLAIGLGATGLALLVGALLGAVAATSRKAVDETLMRCLDVVMAFPGIALAAVLVAVFGGGITVLICAIAFLFTPPVARVVRANVLDQYGEDYVTAERVIGARTPHIVIRHVAINCAAPVLVFCTVQVAEAIVFEASLSFIGAGVRPPDPSWGSVIADGKNMVLTGGWWATVFPGLLMLVTVLSLNILSEGVSDAWAAPSAREVDVRDDNDRLEAPEPGSGEVLQLPGLTEAAARLRARARPLPQGQLPVLAVENLAIGFEGRHSGVDIVDGISFEVRPGEVLGLVGESGCGKSLTALAVMGLEPKGARVRGHVRFNQRQLVGEPMRVRRKLLGHEMAMIYQDALSSLNPAMTIRAQLKQVVRRGGRRTPHELLTMVGLDPERTLRSYPHELSGGQRQRVLIAMALSRDPKLIVADEPTTALDVTVQAQVIELLLRLREELGFALILVSHDLALIADVTDRVVVMYGGQIVETGVTADLVEAPAHHYTRGLLGSVLSLESAQERMTQIKGVVPSPADFPAGCRFADRCPLASEVCRTTAPDLVGTPAHTAACHHPAILLAPTDREESGVVQ; this is translated from the coding sequence GTGACGTTCAACCGCAAGCGCCTCGCCGAGGCGCTGTCCCGGCCCGGCATCCGGCTGCGCGGCTGGCGCCGGCTGCCGCTGCTGTCGAAGGTCGCCGTCTGCTTCCTGGCGGTCGTGGTTTTGCTGGCCCTGCTCGCCCCGCTCCTCGCCCCGCACGACCCGCTCGACCAGCAGCCCCCCGTCGACGGCACCGGGCACCCGTCCGCCGACCACTGGATGGGCCAGGACAGCCTCGGCCGGGACATCCTCAGCCGGCTGATGTACGGCGCCCGCTGGTCGCTGGCGATCGGGCTCGGCGCGACCGGGCTCGCGCTCCTCGTGGGCGCCCTGCTCGGCGCCGTCGCCGCCACCTCCCGCAAGGCCGTCGACGAGACGCTGATGCGCTGCCTCGACGTGGTGATGGCGTTCCCGGGCATCGCGCTGGCCGCCGTACTCGTCGCGGTCTTCGGCGGCGGCATCACCGTCCTGATCTGCGCGATCGCCTTCCTGTTCACGCCCCCGGTGGCGAGAGTCGTCCGGGCGAACGTGCTCGACCAGTACGGCGAGGACTATGTGACGGCGGAACGGGTCATCGGCGCCCGCACGCCCCACATCGTCATCCGGCACGTGGCGATCAACTGCGCCGCCCCGGTCCTGGTGTTCTGCACCGTGCAGGTGGCGGAGGCGATCGTCTTCGAGGCGTCGCTGTCCTTCATCGGCGCGGGCGTGCGACCGCCGGACCCCTCCTGGGGCAGTGTCATCGCCGACGGCAAGAACATGGTGCTGACCGGCGGCTGGTGGGCGACCGTCTTCCCCGGCCTGCTGATGCTGGTGACGGTGCTCTCGCTGAACATCCTCTCCGAGGGCGTCTCGGACGCGTGGGCGGCGCCCTCGGCGCGCGAGGTCGACGTACGGGACGACAACGACCGGCTGGAGGCGCCGGAGCCGGGCAGCGGGGAGGTGCTGCAGCTGCCGGGCCTGACGGAGGCGGCGGCGCGGCTGCGGGCACGGGCCCGGCCGTTGCCCCAGGGGCAGCTTCCGGTACTCGCCGTCGAGAACCTGGCGATCGGCTTCGAGGGGCGTCATTCCGGCGTGGACATCGTCGACGGCATCAGCTTCGAGGTGCGGCCCGGTGAGGTGCTGGGCCTGGTCGGCGAGTCGGGCTGCGGCAAGTCGCTGACGGCCCTCGCGGTGATGGGCCTGGAGCCGAAGGGCGCCCGGGTGCGCGGCCATGTCCGGTTCAACCAGCGGCAGTTGGTGGGCGAGCCGATGCGGGTGCGCCGCAAGCTGCTGGGCCACGAGATGGCGATGATCTACCAGGACGCCCTGTCGTCCCTGAACCCGGCGATGACGATCCGCGCCCAGCTCAAGCAGGTCGTTCGCCGCGGCGGCCGCCGTACCCCCCACGAGCTCCTGACCATGGTCGGCCTCGACCCCGAACGCACCCTGCGCAGCTACCCGCACGAACTCTCCGGCGGCCAGCGTCAGCGCGTCCTGATCGCCATGGCCCTGTCCCGCGACCCGAAGCTGATCGTCGCCGACGAGCCGACGACCGCGCTGGACGTCACCGTCCAGGCGCAGGTCATAGAGCTGCTGCTGAGGCTGCGGGAGGAGCTGGGCTTCGCCCTGATCCTGGTCTCGCACGACCTCGCGCTGATCGCGGACGTCACCGACCGGGTGGTCGTGATGTACGGCGGACAGATCGTGGAGACCGGCGTGACCGCCGACCTGGTGGAGGCACCGGCACACCACTACACGCGCGGCCTGCTCGGGAGTGTGCTCTCGCTGGAGTCGGCCCAGGAGCGGATGACGCAGATCAAGGGCGTGGTCCCCTCCCCCGCCGACTTCCCGGCGGGCTGCCGCTTCGCGGACCGCTGCCCGCTGGCGAGCGAGGTGTGCCGCACGACGGCACCGGACCTGGTGGGAACACCGGCACACACGGCGGCCTGCCACCACCCGGCGATCCTGCTGGCGCCGACGGATCGCGAGGAGAGCGGGGTCGTGCAGTGA
- a CDS encoding oligopeptide/dipeptide ABC transporter ATP-binding protein: MNALVELSDAHVVHRARSGGLFTRDKVYALTGADLTIAPGETVGVVGESGCGKSTLAKVLVGVQRPTAGSVAFRGRDLWAMTPAERRTAVGAGTGMIFQDPSTALNRRLPVRQILRDPLDVHDRGTKAQREERVRELMSLVGLPRALTDALPGQLSGGQRQRVAIARALALDPDLVVADEPTSALDVSVRAQILNLLLDLKERLGLALVFVSHDIQTVRRMSDRVITMYLGRIVEEAPATGVTDGSRHPYTRALFSATPGLLDPIDPIPLTGPVPSATRPPSGCPFRTRCWKADGVCAGEMPDFTAASSAEHRYRCHHPVEEGEATRDLVRQSNLAKEP; this comes from the coding sequence GTGAACGCGCTGGTGGAGCTGTCGGACGCGCACGTCGTGCACAGGGCACGCAGCGGCGGGCTGTTCACCCGGGACAAGGTGTACGCCCTGACCGGCGCCGACCTCACCATCGCGCCCGGCGAGACGGTGGGCGTGGTCGGTGAGTCGGGATGCGGCAAGTCGACGCTGGCGAAGGTGCTGGTGGGCGTGCAGCGGCCGACGGCCGGGAGCGTCGCCTTCCGGGGACGGGACCTGTGGGCCATGACCCCGGCCGAGCGCAGGACGGCGGTCGGCGCCGGCACGGGCATGATCTTCCAGGACCCGTCGACGGCCCTGAACCGCCGCCTGCCGGTCCGGCAGATACTGCGGGACCCACTGGACGTGCACGACCGGGGAACGAAGGCCCAACGCGAGGAACGGGTAAGGGAGTTGATGTCCCTGGTCGGCCTGCCCCGCGCCCTCACCGACGCCCTCCCCGGCCAGCTGTCGGGCGGCCAGCGGCAACGTGTCGCGATCGCCCGGGCCTTGGCCCTGGACCCCGACCTGGTGGTGGCGGACGAGCCGACGAGCGCACTGGACGTGTCGGTCCGGGCCCAGATCCTGAACCTCCTGCTGGACCTCAAGGAGCGGCTGGGCCTGGCCCTGGTCTTCGTCTCCCACGACATCCAGACGGTGCGCCGGATGAGCGATCGCGTGATCACGATGTACCTGGGCCGGATCGTCGAGGAGGCCCCGGCGACGGGGGTCACCGACGGCTCCCGCCACCCGTACACCCGCGCCCTGTTCTCCGCGACCCCCGGCCTGCTGGACCCCATCGACCCGATCCCGCTGACCGGCCCGGTGCCGTCGGCGACCCGGCCGCCGAGCGGGTGTCCCTTCCGGACGCGGTGCTGGAAGGCGGACGGGGTGTGCGCGGGGGAGATGCCGGACTTCACGGCCGCGTCGAGCGCGGAGCACCGTTACAGGTGCCACCATCCGGTGGAGGAGGGCGAGGCCACCCGCGACCTCGTACGACAGAGCAACCTTGCCAAGGAGCCTTGA
- a CDS encoding dihydrodipicolinate synthase family protein yields MTPHPSPTTALARPRFAPFSFPLTGVVPPVCTPLTPDREVDVPSLLRLIDHLVEGGVHGLFVLGSTSEVAYLTDRQRKLVVESAVGHVGGRLPVLAGVIDMTTPRVLDHVREVTAAGADAVVATAPFYARTHPAEIARHYRLIAAASPVPVIAYDLPAGVHTKLPADVILGLAAEGVLAGLKDSSGDLAAFREVVVGARIRPDIRDFSVLTGSELIVDAALAIGADGAVPGLANVDPHGYVRLDRLYRSGDLESARAEQERLCGLFGMVTVGDPGRMGGSSSALGAFKAALHLRGVIDCPATAEPQVPLSPEEVEGVGKFLAGAGLL; encoded by the coding sequence ATGACCCCCCACCCGTCGCCCACCACCGCCCTTGCAAGGCCGCGCTTCGCGCCTTTTTCATTCCCGCTCACCGGTGTCGTCCCGCCCGTCTGCACGCCCCTGACACCGGACCGCGAGGTGGACGTCCCGTCCCTGCTCAGGCTGATCGACCACCTGGTGGAGGGCGGGGTGCACGGCCTGTTCGTGCTCGGCTCGACGTCGGAGGTGGCGTATCTGACGGACCGGCAGCGGAAGCTGGTCGTCGAGTCGGCGGTGGGGCATGTGGGCGGTCGGCTTCCTGTCCTGGCCGGCGTGATCGACATGACGACCCCGAGGGTCCTGGACCATGTACGGGAGGTCACGGCGGCGGGAGCGGACGCCGTGGTGGCGACCGCCCCCTTCTACGCCCGCACCCACCCCGCCGAGATCGCCCGCCACTACCGCCTGATCGCGGCGGCCTCCCCGGTGCCGGTCATCGCCTACGACCTCCCGGCCGGCGTCCACACCAAACTCCCCGCCGACGTGATCCTCGGCCTCGCCGCCGAGGGCGTCCTGGCGGGGCTGAAGGACTCCAGCGGCGACCTGGCCGCCTTCCGCGAGGTCGTCGTCGGCGCCCGCATCCGTCCCGACATCCGCGACTTCAGCGTGCTGACCGGCTCCGAGCTCATCGTCGACGCGGCGCTCGCGATCGGCGCGGACGGGGCGGTGCCGGGCCTGGCCAACGTCGACCCGCACGGCTACGTCCGCCTCGACCGCCTGTACCGCTCCGGCGACCTGGAGTCGGCCCGGGCCGAACAGGAGCGGCTGTGCGGGCTGTTCGGCATGGTGACGGTCGGGGACCCCGGGCGGATGGGCGGCAGCTCGTCGGCGCTGGGCGCGTTCAAGGCCGCGCTTCATCTGCGCGGGGTCATCGACTGTCCGGCGACGGCGGAGCCTCAGGTGCCGCTGTCGCCGGAGGAGGTGGAGGGCGTGGGGAAGTTCCTCGCGGGGGCCGGGCTGCTCTAG
- a CDS encoding helix-turn-helix domain-containing protein produces the protein METRGDAGPQHARDTDEFIAAMRGLKERAGLTYRQLEERAAEHGEVLPRSTLADVLHGRTLPRPELLAAFVHACGDGERAAQWLAVRDDLAAGKVADDRGESPRRGARLGARVLGVPVLPASAVLVAVLAAAVWALVSSRDDGGRKGAGGAGVAATDARSPLPQGRTQIRPALTNGLCLTDGYGSRYESLVAVQRPCDEVAPQETTLVPLGGNTFRIRWYHPDHGPGCLTALAEGPGAGLLEPWDDCRRTTPFRIEPAGPDGSRRYSLRVDGRGCVAIRDADLSEGAEAVVEPCRPKDSQVFVIRPSP, from the coding sequence ATGGAGACCAGGGGGGATGCGGGTCCTCAACATGCGCGTGACACCGACGAGTTCATCGCGGCGATGCGGGGGCTCAAGGAACGGGCGGGGCTGACGTACCGCCAGTTGGAGGAGCGTGCCGCCGAGCACGGCGAGGTGTTGCCGCGCAGCACCCTGGCCGATGTGCTGCACGGCCGGACCCTGCCGCGTCCGGAGCTGCTGGCCGCCTTCGTCCACGCCTGCGGGGACGGCGAGCGGGCGGCGCAGTGGCTGGCGGTCCGGGACGACCTCGCCGCGGGGAAGGTCGCCGACGACAGGGGCGAGAGTCCGAGGCGGGGCGCGCGCCTCGGCGCTCGGGTGCTCGGGGTTCCCGTCCTGCCGGCGTCGGCGGTTCTGGTGGCGGTTCTGGCCGCCGCCGTCTGGGCGCTGGTCTCCTCCCGGGACGACGGCGGCAGGAAGGGCGCCGGGGGCGCGGGCGTCGCCGCGACCGACGCCCGGTCCCCGCTCCCTCAGGGCCGTACGCAGATCCGTCCGGCCCTGACGAACGGCCTTTGCCTGACGGACGGTTACGGCAGCCGGTACGAGTCACTGGTCGCGGTGCAGCGGCCGTGCGACGAGGTCGCGCCCCAGGAGACGACCCTGGTTCCGCTCGGCGGGAACACCTTCCGGATCCGCTGGTACCACCCCGACCACGGCCCCGGCTGTCTGACGGCCCTGGCCGAGGGGCCGGGCGCCGGGCTGCTGGAGCCGTGGGACGACTGCCGACGGACGACCCCGTTCCGGATCGAGCCGGCCGGGCCTGACGGAAGCCGTCGGTACTCGCTGCGGGTCGACGGCCGGGGCTGCGTGGCCATCAGGGACGCCGACCTCTCGGAGGGAGCCGAGGCCGTGGTGGAGCCGTGCCGGCCGAAGGACAGCCAGGTCTTCGTCATCCGGCCGTCGCCGTGA
- a CDS encoding exo-alpha-sialidase, producing MTILSRTVLVTAVLLTTPLTTTGTASADPGCTSSVPYVSGEGDYDTYRIPATITTRRGTVLAFAEGRHDGAGDTGDIDVVLRRSLDGGCTWGPVTVVAAGDGDTRGNPSPVVDPRTGAIVLVTSYNSGDVTEVQIMRGEATAEQSRRVFVQRSVDDGRRFSAPRDITGAVKPANWRWYATGPGHAIALRRGPHSGRLVVPSNHSAAPPPGSADTGQEPKYYGAHAIHSDDGGRTWQLGFVDESYDGVSNANESTAAELPDGRLYFNSRDQLGTSAGNRLDSHSTDGGETLDRPYTVQATLNDVPVVEGSVLQLPGAEAPLIFSGPSVPTARQSMAVWRSTDGGATFTKALTLSQQRAAYSDLVPLGRRTVGILYETGVAGPYESIEFRRLPADGLPGAVTATAG from the coding sequence ATGACCATCCTGAGCCGCACAGTCCTCGTCACCGCGGTCCTCCTGACCACCCCGCTCACGACGACCGGCACCGCCTCGGCGGACCCCGGCTGCACGTCCTCCGTCCCGTACGTCTCGGGCGAGGGCGACTACGACACCTACCGCATCCCGGCGACGATCACGACCCGGCGCGGCACGGTCCTGGCCTTCGCCGAGGGCCGGCACGACGGCGCGGGCGACACCGGCGACATCGATGTCGTCCTCAGACGCTCCCTCGACGGCGGCTGTACGTGGGGTCCGGTGACGGTGGTCGCCGCCGGGGACGGGGACACGCGCGGCAACCCGTCCCCGGTGGTGGATCCCCGTACGGGCGCGATCGTCCTCGTCACCTCCTACAACAGCGGTGATGTGACGGAGGTGCAGATCATGCGGGGCGAGGCGACGGCGGAGCAGAGCCGCCGGGTGTTCGTCCAGCGGAGCGTGGACGACGGGCGCCGGTTCAGCGCGCCGCGGGACATCACGGGCGCGGTGAAGCCGGCGAACTGGCGGTGGTACGCGACAGGGCCGGGGCACGCGATCGCGCTGAGGCGGGGGCCGCACTCGGGGCGGCTGGTCGTGCCGTCGAACCACTCGGCGGCCCCGCCGCCCGGCTCCGCCGACACCGGCCAGGAGCCCAAGTACTACGGCGCCCACGCCATCCACAGCGACGACGGCGGGCGCACCTGGCAGTTGGGCTTCGTGGACGAGTCGTACGACGGGGTCAGCAACGCCAACGAGTCCACGGCCGCCGAACTCCCCGACGGCAGGCTGTACTTCAACTCCCGTGACCAACTCGGCACGAGCGCCGGCAACCGCCTCGACAGCCACTCGACCGATGGCGGCGAGACCCTGGACCGCCCGTACACCGTCCAGGCCACGCTGAACGACGTCCCGGTGGTGGAGGGCAGTGTCCTCCAACTCCCCGGCGCGGAGGCCCCGTTGATCTTCTCCGGCCCGTCCGTCCCGACCGCCCGCCAGTCGATGGCCGTGTGGCGCAGCACGGACGGCGGAGCGACCTTCACCAAGGCGCTGACGCTGTCCCAGCAGCGAGCGGCCTACTCCGACCTGGTGCCGCTGGGTCGGCGCACGGTCGGGATCCTGTACGAGACGGGAGTGGCGGGGCCGTACGAGTCGATCGAGTTCCGCAGGCTGCCGGCCGACGGGCTCCCAGGGGCGGTCACGGCGACGGCCGGATGA
- a CDS encoding response regulator — protein sequence MIRVLLADDQTLVREAFAMLVESAPDMAVVGQAATGREAAQLARSARADLVVMDIRMPDLDGIEATRLIAADDDLAGVRVLVLTTYDTDENIVDALRAGASGFLVKDTRPAELLDAIRTVAAGESLLSPGPTARLIERFLRSPSAPTAAGPECLSEREREVLTLVARGLNNTEVAEALGLSPLTAKTHVSRIMGKLGARDRAQLVIVAYESGMVTPGSL from the coding sequence ATGATCCGCGTCCTGCTCGCGGACGACCAGACGCTCGTCCGGGAGGCGTTCGCCATGCTGGTCGAGTCGGCCCCCGACATGGCGGTCGTCGGCCAGGCGGCCACCGGCCGGGAGGCCGCGCAACTGGCCCGCAGCGCCCGCGCCGACCTCGTCGTGATGGACATCCGCATGCCCGACCTGGACGGCATCGAGGCGACCCGGCTGATCGCGGCCGACGACGACCTGGCCGGGGTGCGGGTCCTGGTCCTCACCACCTACGACACCGACGAGAACATCGTGGACGCGCTGCGCGCCGGCGCCTCCGGCTTCCTCGTCAAGGACACCCGCCCGGCCGAACTCCTCGACGCGATCCGCACGGTGGCGGCAGGGGAGTCGTTGCTCTCACCCGGGCCCACCGCACGGCTGATCGAGCGGTTCCTGCGCAGCCCCTCCGCGCCCACGGCGGCCGGGCCCGAATGCCTCTCCGAACGCGAGCGCGAGGTGCTGACCCTGGTCGCGCGCGGTCTCAACAACACCGAGGTGGCCGAGGCGTTGGGACTCAGCCCGCTGACGGCGAAGACCCACGTCAGCCGCATCATGGGGAAGCTCGGAGCGCGCGACCGGGCACAGTTGGTCATCGTGGCGTACGAGTCGGGGATGGTGACTCCGGGAAGCCTGTGA